One genomic window of Eggerthella timonensis includes the following:
- a CDS encoding leucine-rich repeat protein gives MEDEVKLDPPAVSEPSAPPAEPSTGKTEDTKAEVPAEPSAGQTAVDVPLASEAAKPAAGEIVQDGLVYRIDGDEAVLVGWRAPSLEGDVVVPATVSSGADSYVVTRVGEADADKAVLAGSSATSVSLPASVAAIEDGALAGCPSLSRISVSSKNESFASFDGMLFSKDLASLLLVPEGKEGAARIPDQTNAVPASAFSHCARLSCILVGEGSRSLASWNGLLFTNDMKTLVACPVGAGGAVVIPEDVEFIGSGAFAGCAAASITALGFVRDIAADAFDAEARECAVVALPAGDDYEARKAVWEAAGFGSFKEPAKPGDVAVPEPSEPEAPQASGLAYEVLGDYTLAVSWQGARGPEGTLEIPAAAEVGGVSYRVSAVADAGFAGRSGLTGVALPASVNAVGDRAFEATGVSDAWLPASVATVGERAFAACPSLERVVSLGSPWVADSALAECSGVSVYAPSDSDNPWNVGLPAAGNHLMPYGVSLAEEPLALEVGQSWSIIEGGQLDAPEPIETSYAYAAKPLSVDPDGTATGKAEGSSEVAVTLSFDGVELARASRPAEVAPTSEPEAPVVEPEAPVEPTPTENVNKPAIITETASLASAALEEAASLESEPETISYAAALATGETFSQSSPSGHLLAYSVLADDPTAVEVSMDSASPKLDGELVIPASVEHEGTRYIVKSVAAEGFRALRGLSSVSFSAQPGEVVQLETIGAWAFAICSNLKFFDFPDSLKIIRDRAFTISALRSVQLPEGLETLEGWSFESCVDLASFALGGKVTSLEDYVLGEAVNLRELVVGGSISTFSPFAFAAMSSPDKLKIFVPTAEEKTKWEAANSQYAYGFDPANIIVSTANRHTVTFEGCGGFPEQVVQSVASGQPIVDPGISREGFGLEGWYLDEGCSIPWDIDTPVNEDTVLYANWVENATENGFSFVVRPDGGLTVVAVDPSKLEGDVSIPASHRMGGVERPVAEIGYHAFYGAAGIRSVAVPDSVEEVGFEAFVGCSNLEKVDWSPSSSLKSIGMDAFTGCASLESLFLPASLRQLTRAAFYRCSSLKTVVFGEGSSIESIGDRAFGYCSALSEVNLPQSVKRIENHAFGGCSALQSIELPEGLEFIGQQAFQDTGLTSMDVPSSVTAIKMYAFDRCSKLAAVSLPAGLKTLDPVAFRGCTALAAVSAHGLMDDVADALKPSDAEHDAFPDVDKSKVTVVLPATGDDGSTYDQMVATWSGYGFSKFSPMSGPLPTVDGGENARWTLDADGTLRIECTKPGAVIEDLGWADTCSDTWWGPVRAAVKAVVVDSGVDAVDMVNWFAEMPNLVSVGMDAIPQHVQSVVSMFSNSSSLKSLPDGFTIPDTVTECRAMFFGCSSLESLPAGFRVSENIAGGEGAPGLNNMFYQCASLASLPEGFEIPRSVTELSGMFLGCTSLTSLPESLLIPESVTGMHGMFKGCSSLRNLPIDFKIPSKAGKIGEVFNGCSSLEFLPSGFRILSTVEASMQSMFYGCTALRSLPEGFTLPETAVNTTWMFYNCTSLSSLPEGFYIPMSVTSDWHMFNNCTSLVALPDSFDLPDGWSGKDPTVFQHSGVNIPMYYAGDNPKVVQYPWAQVNRTLVKPSDKPANAKTVTLNVKAEGESGPGSYWTTAYTDNSGMLAEPVAPSRQGMVFALWYADEACTQRVDFSKPFAEDATIYGKLVAGTLGDVLPTEDGTGSAFWSISDDGTLYIRGTGKVSNFGWDWNTPSAATDHWGAYRDRVVRISMAPSVRAEFMRSWFMRMPNLFDVREVAIPVEASDISRLFQQCYSLETLPEGFTIPDGIKQTMAMFENCWALGSLPEGFAVADTVTNLSGMFLNCSSLSSLPEGFKLSKKADWFVDGVFENCSSLTSLPDSFTFTNVFYAQTVHRVFKCALGEGQPRVPMYYAGSDPTVLNYDWASQNRVLIADPADRDMREISYKLVNEDGSWSTRSTVLTGSDGMVPNVGEPQRDGYGFTGWCVDEECLVPFDFGEPVSEDRILYGKWVKHGGRDAKLPLVAGTQGDVWWRITVDGQLCIGGEGQVGDLGFSFDQSKGRVNYWDPFRKEITDILMEPEVKVPGENGMTAWFCWLPKLQTVDSLVIPEGTRNVQDLFHGCNNLKALHEDFAIPTSVESIIGMFNSCLSLEHLPQSFILRKGNLKYATWVFNACGALKALPPGFTIPEGVTAIEYFAKGSGLVSLPEGFDIPETLQTGDRAFDGIPTLRTLPGSLNLAKLPAKTKELLPSLFRCDDLTETYYPGDPANLDMGDGYWAKQNRTIVSTAPAGKTFVDLCLPDEAGAQKLWTRKALDANSSMGEPVAPGWGDHAFLGWYTDPDCTAKATFPLTLSGETSLYGKYVVTGGTLPTVRDGAEGEEASWSFDDGTLTIRCDVEGAAIDTLWQMPEDGNVNGEPQTKHWSPLRDLVTKVIIESNVRVRSDIRFWFTGMDNLSDLSEFRFPEGAADVTHTFARCTSLTSLPSDFFIPDFVTILDGLFHNGGLESLPATFTLPSGATNVNAMLGWSNITALPDGFVLPPSVKTAAYLFSSTPLEKLPSSFLLPEGIQETRSMFAECAQLASLPDGFKIPKNVNRADKMFEGCPSLAALPDGFCFDNPALLTDVSGMFKGCSSMMTLPASLDVTGIPSTCAGLDTMFKVAAGPLSTYVIGGDLSKLAVLGNDATSYWSTKYNRTLVTDPSDLGGAKPVTFKTKVVGEQEWTTWQTMLTDQAGALADPRYAGRFGYAFDGWYADADCTQKFVFGETPLPAEGVLYGTHSLIVKYEIPIEAQVTLNALGEVAPADVRMKSFTPVPLAITQVKCAPVNSSSDIMDSADLQAVAATLLPEGAKRPLFVEVGETAGTSSKAFSVPEAKPGAPGVFNYAIGLDIPDASKVKLWRDGWSTDLVTLEYTVAPA, from the coding sequence GTGGAAGACGAGGTCAAGCTCGATCCGCCTGCCGTTTCCGAGCCGTCGGCACCTCCGGCGGAACCTTCAACTGGGAAAACCGAAGATACGAAGGCCGAAGTTCCGGCCGAGCCCTCTGCGGGCCAGACCGCCGTCGATGTGCCGCTTGCGTCCGAGGCGGCGAAGCCCGCCGCGGGCGAGATCGTGCAAGACGGGCTGGTCTACCGGATCGACGGCGACGAAGCCGTGCTGGTCGGCTGGCGCGCGCCCTCGCTCGAAGGCGACGTGGTCGTGCCCGCGACCGTTTCGAGCGGGGCCGACTCGTATGTTGTGACGCGCGTCGGCGAAGCCGACGCCGACAAGGCCGTGCTCGCGGGCTCGTCTGCGACCTCCGTGTCGTTGCCCGCCTCCGTCGCTGCCATCGAAGACGGCGCCCTTGCGGGCTGCCCGTCGCTCTCCCGCATCTCCGTCAGCTCGAAGAACGAATCCTTCGCGTCCTTCGATGGCATGCTGTTCTCGAAGGACCTTGCAAGCCTCCTGCTCGTTCCCGAGGGCAAGGAGGGCGCCGCCCGCATCCCCGACCAGACGAATGCTGTCCCTGCCTCGGCGTTTTCGCATTGCGCCAGGCTCTCCTGCATCCTGGTCGGGGAGGGCAGCCGCTCTCTCGCCTCATGGAACGGTTTGCTTTTCACGAACGATATGAAGACCCTGGTCGCGTGCCCCGTCGGCGCGGGCGGCGCGGTCGTGATTCCTGAAGACGTGGAGTTCATCGGCTCCGGAGCGTTCGCCGGGTGCGCGGCGGCGTCGATCACGGCGCTCGGGTTCGTGCGCGACATCGCGGCCGACGCGTTCGACGCGGAAGCGCGCGAGTGCGCCGTCGTGGCGCTGCCCGCCGGCGACGACTACGAAGCCCGCAAGGCGGTATGGGAGGCGGCCGGGTTCGGGAGCTTCAAGGAACCCGCGAAGCCGGGCGACGTCGCCGTCCCCGAGCCGTCCGAGCCCGAGGCCCCGCAGGCCTCCGGCCTCGCGTACGAGGTGCTGGGCGACTACACGCTGGCGGTTTCGTGGCAGGGCGCGCGAGGGCCCGAGGGGACGCTCGAGATCCCGGCAGCCGCCGAGGTCGGCGGCGTGTCCTACCGCGTATCGGCCGTCGCCGACGCGGGCTTCGCGGGCCGCTCGGGCCTGACCGGCGTCGCGCTCCCCGCGAGCGTGAACGCCGTCGGCGACCGCGCTTTCGAGGCCACCGGCGTCTCCGACGCGTGGCTCCCGGCCTCCGTCGCGACGGTGGGCGAGCGTGCCTTCGCGGCGTGCCCCTCGCTCGAGCGCGTCGTCTCCCTCGGCTCCCCTTGGGTAGCCGACAGCGCGCTGGCCGAGTGCTCCGGCGTGAGCGTCTACGCGCCTTCGGATTCCGACAACCCCTGGAACGTCGGCCTCCCGGCCGCCGGCAACCACCTCATGCCCTACGGCGTCTCGCTCGCCGAAGAGCCCCTCGCCCTCGAAGTTGGCCAATCCTGGAGCATCATCGAAGGCGGCCAGCTCGACGCCCCCGAGCCTATCGAAACCTCCTACGCCTACGCCGCCAAGCCCCTCTCCGTCGATCCCGACGGCACGGCGACCGGCAAGGCCGAAGGCTCCTCCGAGGTCGCCGTAACGCTGTCCTTCGACGGCGTCGAGCTCGCCCGCGCCTCACGCCCGGCCGAGGTCGCTCCTACTTCCGAGCCTGAAGCGCCTGTGGTGGAACCCGAGGCCCCCGTCGAACCTACCCCGACCGAGAACGTAAACAAGCCGGCAATCATCACCGAAACCGCCTCCCTCGCATCGGCCGCCCTCGAGGAAGCCGCATCTCTCGAGTCCGAACCCGAAACCATCTCATATGCCGCAGCTCTCGCCACCGGCGAGACGTTCTCCCAGAGTTCTCCCAGCGGCCATCTGCTCGCATATTCCGTGCTCGCGGACGACCCGACTGCGGTCGAGGTGTCCATGGATAGCGCCTCCCCTAAGCTCGACGGCGAGCTCGTGATTCCTGCAAGCGTCGAGCATGAGGGAACTCGTTACATCGTCAAAAGCGTCGCTGCGGAAGGCTTTCGAGCGCTCCGGGGATTGTCGTCGGTTTCGTTCAGTGCCCAACCGGGCGAAGTGGTTCAGCTGGAAACGATCGGCGCATGGGCGTTCGCCATATGCTCCAATCTGAAGTTCTTCGATTTCCCCGATTCTCTCAAGATCATTCGCGACCGTGCATTCACGATCAGCGCGCTGCGCTCCGTGCAGTTGCCTGAAGGGCTCGAGACGCTGGAGGGTTGGTCGTTCGAATCGTGCGTCGATCTCGCATCCTTCGCTCTGGGCGGCAAGGTGACCTCTCTGGAGGATTACGTGCTCGGCGAGGCCGTCAACCTGAGGGAGCTTGTGGTGGGCGGATCGATCTCGACGTTCTCTCCGTTCGCGTTCGCGGCGATGTCCTCCCCGGACAAGCTGAAGATATTCGTTCCGACGGCCGAGGAAAAAACCAAGTGGGAGGCTGCGAACAGTCAGTACGCATACGGGTTCGATCCGGCGAACATCATCGTTTCCACTGCGAATCGGCACACGGTGACCTTCGAAGGCTGCGGAGGTTTTCCGGAGCAGGTCGTGCAATCGGTGGCATCGGGTCAACCGATCGTCGATCCCGGGATAAGCAGGGAAGGGTTCGGCCTCGAGGGGTGGTACCTCGACGAGGGGTGCTCGATTCCGTGGGACATCGATACGCCCGTGAACGAGGACACCGTGCTGTACGCGAACTGGGTGGAGAACGCGACCGAAAACGGCTTCTCGTTCGTCGTACGCCCGGACGGCGGCTTGACCGTCGTAGCGGTCGATCCGTCGAAGCTGGAAGGCGACGTCTCCATCCCTGCTTCGCATCGCATGGGGGGTGTCGAGCGGCCCGTGGCGGAGATCGGATACCATGCGTTTTACGGTGCTGCCGGCATTAGGTCGGTCGCAGTGCCCGATTCGGTCGAGGAGGTCGGCTTCGAGGCTTTCGTCGGCTGCTCGAATCTCGAAAAGGTGGACTGGTCTCCTTCTTCGTCGCTCAAATCTATCGGGATGGATGCGTTCACCGGCTGTGCTTCGCTCGAAAGCTTGTTCCTTCCCGCCTCCCTACGTCAGCTGACGCGCGCGGCTTTCTACCGGTGTTCCAGCTTGAAGACGGTCGTGTTCGGCGAAGGAAGCAGCATCGAGAGCATCGGCGACCGCGCGTTCGGGTACTGCAGCGCCTTGAGCGAGGTCAACCTTCCCCAAAGCGTGAAGAGGATCGAGAACCATGCTTTCGGCGGCTGCTCGGCCCTTCAATCGATCGAGTTGCCCGAAGGGCTGGAATTCATCGGGCAGCAGGCATTCCAGGACACCGGCTTGACCTCGATGGACGTGCCGTCTTCGGTAACCGCCATCAAGATGTACGCATTCGATCGCTGCTCCAAATTGGCGGCGGTTTCGCTGCCTGCCGGGCTCAAAACGCTCGATCCCGTCGCGTTCAGGGGCTGCACGGCACTCGCCGCCGTCTCGGCGCATGGACTGATGGACGATGTAGCCGACGCGCTCAAACCGTCCGACGCGGAGCATGATGCATTCCCGGACGTCGACAAGTCGAAGGTCACCGTCGTCCTGCCTGCAACGGGCGACGACGGGAGCACGTACGACCAGATGGTCGCAACGTGGAGCGGTTACGGCTTCTCGAAGTTCTCGCCGATGAGCGGGCCTTTGCCCACTGTCGACGGGGGCGAGAATGCCCGCTGGACGCTCGATGCCGACGGTACGCTGCGCATCGAGTGCACGAAGCCTGGTGCGGTGATCGAGGACCTCGGATGGGCCGACACGTGTTCAGACACCTGGTGGGGACCGGTGCGTGCCGCTGTGAAAGCCGTTGTTGTGGATTCGGGAGTCGATGCCGTCGACATGGTGAACTGGTTTGCCGAGATGCCCAATCTCGTTTCGGTGGGAATGGATGCCATCCCGCAACATGTGCAGAGTGTCGTGTCGATGTTCTCGAATAGCTCGAGCCTCAAGAGCTTGCCCGACGGGTTCACGATTCCCGATACGGTGACGGAGTGCAGGGCGATGTTCTTCGGATGCTCTTCGCTTGAATCGTTGCCTGCGGGCTTCAGGGTCTCAGAGAATATCGCCGGAGGGGAGGGAGCTCCCGGTCTGAACAACATGTTTTACCAATGCGCCTCGCTTGCATCACTTCCAGAGGGGTTCGAGATTCCTCGATCAGTGACTGAGCTATCCGGCATGTTTCTGGGCTGCACCTCGCTGACATCTCTTCCCGAGAGCCTTCTCATTCCCGAAAGCGTAACGGGCATGCACGGCATGTTCAAAGGATGCAGCTCCTTACGTAACCTTCCGATCGATTTCAAGATACCCAGTAAGGCGGGCAAGATCGGTGAAGTGTTCAACGGCTGTTCCTCGCTCGAATTCCTTCCCTCAGGGTTTAGGATTCTTAGCACGGTGGAAGCTTCGATGCAAAGCATGTTCTATGGGTGTACGGCCTTGCGGTCGTTGCCCGAAGGCTTCACGCTTCCGGAAACTGCGGTGAACACGACGTGGATGTTTTACAATTGCACCTCGCTCTCTTCGTTGCCGGAAGGGTTCTACATACCCATGTCGGTAACGTCCGATTGGCATATGTTCAATAACTGCACCTCGCTTGTGGCGCTTCCTGACAGCTTCGACCTGCCCGATGGATGGAGTGGGAAAGACCCTACGGTGTTCCAGCATAGCGGCGTTAACATCCCCATGTACTATGCTGGGGATAACCCGAAAGTCGTGCAATACCCTTGGGCTCAAGTGAACCGCACGCTGGTGAAACCTTCGGACAAGCCGGCGAACGCCAAGACTGTCACGCTCAATGTGAAGGCCGAGGGCGAGTCCGGCCCCGGCTCCTATTGGACGACCGCCTATACCGACAACTCTGGCATGCTCGCTGAGCCCGTCGCGCCCTCGCGCCAGGGCATGGTGTTCGCCCTGTGGTACGCCGACGAGGCGTGCACGCAGCGCGTCGATTTCTCGAAGCCGTTCGCCGAGGATGCGACGATCTACGGCAAGCTCGTCGCTGGCACGCTCGGGGACGTACTGCCCACGGAAGACGGCACCGGCAGCGCGTTCTGGTCGATCTCCGATGACGGCACGCTGTACATCCGCGGTACGGGCAAGGTGTCGAATTTCGGATGGGATTGGAACACCCCTTCGGCGGCGACCGATCATTGGGGCGCGTATCGCGATCGCGTCGTGCGCATCTCCATGGCTCCCTCCGTTAGAGCCGAGTTCATGCGTTCGTGGTTCATGAGGATGCCGAATTTGTTCGACGTTCGAGAGGTCGCTATCCCGGTGGAGGCCAGCGACATCAGCCGCCTCTTCCAGCAATGCTACTCTCTGGAAACGCTGCCAGAGGGTTTCACCATCCCCGACGGCATCAAGCAGACAATGGCGATGTTCGAGAACTGCTGGGCCCTGGGGTCGCTTCCGGAAGGATTCGCAGTAGCTGACACCGTGACGAATCTGAGCGGCATGTTCCTTAATTGCAGCTCGCTTTCTTCGTTGCCCGAGGGTTTCAAGCTGTCGAAGAAGGCTGACTGGTTCGTTGACGGGGTGTTTGAGAATTGCTCGTCCTTGACATCTCTTCCCGACAGCTTCACCTTCACGAATGTGTTCTACGCGCAAACCGTGCACCGTGTGTTCAAATGCGCTCTTGGCGAAGGTCAGCCGCGCGTTCCTATGTATTACGCCGGCTCCGATCCGACTGTGCTCAACTACGACTGGGCAAGCCAGAACCGCGTGCTGATCGCCGATCCCGCGGATCGCGATATGCGCGAGATTTCGTACAAGCTGGTGAACGAGGACGGTTCCTGGTCGACGCGCTCCACCGTTCTCACGGGTTCCGACGGCATGGTGCCGAACGTCGGGGAACCGCAGCGCGACGGCTACGGCTTCACCGGCTGGTGCGTCGACGAAGAATGCCTCGTGCCGTTCGATTTCGGCGAACCCGTCAGCGAGGACAGGATCCTCTACGGCAAGTGGGTCAAGCACGGCGGCCGCGATGCCAAGCTGCCCCTGGTCGCGGGCACGCAGGGCGACGTGTGGTGGCGCATTACCGTGGACGGCCAGCTGTGCATCGGCGGCGAGGGCCAGGTGGGCGACCTCGGGTTCTCGTTCGACCAGAGCAAGGGTCGGGTTAACTATTGGGATCCGTTCCGCAAAGAGATTACGGACATTCTGATGGAGCCCGAAGTGAAAGTTCCGGGAGAAAACGGCATGACCGCATGGTTCTGCTGGCTGCCGAAGCTCCAGACGGTTGATTCGCTCGTCATCCCTGAGGGAACTCGAAACGTGCAGGATCTGTTCCACGGATGCAACAATCTCAAGGCCCTGCACGAAGATTTCGCCATCCCGACTTCGGTGGAGTCCATTATCGGCATGTTCAATTCTTGCCTATCGCTCGAGCATCTTCCTCAGAGCTTCATTCTGAGAAAGGGCAATTTGAAGTACGCGACGTGGGTGTTCAACGCGTGCGGCGCGCTCAAGGCGCTGCCCCCGGGATTCACGATTCCCGAAGGCGTGACGGCGATAGAGTATTTCGCCAAAGGCTCCGGGCTGGTTTCGCTGCCGGAAGGATTCGATATTCCTGAAACGCTGCAGACCGGCGATCGCGCGTTCGATGGCATTCCGACTCTTCGCACGCTTCCGGGATCGTTGAATTTGGCAAAGCTGCCCGCGAAAACTAAAGAGCTCTTGCCGAGCCTTTTCCGATGCGACGACCTTACCGAGACGTACTATCCCGGCGATCCGGCGAACCTGGATATGGGCGACGGCTACTGGGCCAAGCAGAACCGCACGATCGTGAGCACCGCTCCGGCTGGGAAGACGTTCGTCGACCTCTGCCTGCCCGACGAGGCGGGCGCGCAGAAGCTGTGGACGCGCAAGGCGCTGGATGCGAATTCGTCGATGGGCGAGCCCGTCGCGCCTGGCTGGGGGGATCATGCATTCCTCGGCTGGTACACCGACCCGGACTGCACGGCGAAGGCGACGTTCCCGCTGACGCTGAGCGGCGAGACGTCGCTGTACGGGAAGTACGTAGTGACGGGTGGAACCCTGCCAACCGTGCGCGACGGCGCGGAAGGGGAGGAGGCCTCCTGGTCGTTCGATGACGGTACGCTCACCATCCGCTGCGACGTGGAAGGCGCCGCGATCGACACGTTGTGGCAGATGCCTGAGGACGGCAACGTCAATGGCGAGCCGCAAACTAAGCATTGGAGCCCGTTGCGCGACCTGGTGACGAAAGTCATTATCGAAAGCAACGTGCGCGTTCGCAGTGACATCCGTTTTTGGTTCACCGGCATGGACAACTTGTCCGACCTGTCCGAATTCAGGTTTCCCGAGGGAGCGGCCGATGTCACGCATACGTTTGCGCGGTGCACGAGCCTGACCTCTTTACCAAGCGATTTCTTCATACCTGATTTTGTTACCATTCTCGATGGGCTGTTCCACAATGGCGGTTTAGAAAGCCTTCCTGCGACGTTTACTTTGCCCAGCGGCGCGACGAACGTCAACGCTATGTTGGGATGGAGCAACATAACTGCGCTGCCTGACGGATTCGTTCTTCCCCCTTCGGTTAAGACTGCGGCATACCTGTTCAGTAGCACGCCGTTGGAAAAGCTTCCTTCTTCGTTCCTGCTTCCCGAAGGGATTCAAGAAACCCGGTCGATGTTCGCGGAATGCGCCCAGCTCGCTTCTCTTCCTGACGGGTTTAAGATTCCGAAGAACGTGAACAGAGCAGACAAAATGTTTGAGGGCTGTCCGTCGCTTGCGGCGCTCCCCGATGGGTTCTGCTTCGACAATCCTGCTTTGCTGACGGACGTAAGCGGCATGTTCAAGGGATGCAGCTCGATGATGACGCTGCCCGCAAGCCTCGACGTCACCGGCATCCCTTCGACGTGCGCGGGCCTTGACACGATGTTCAAGGTCGCGGCCGGACCGCTGTCCACCTACGTCATCGGGGGCGACCTGTCGAAGCTCGCCGTCCTGGGCAACGATGCGACGTCGTACTGGTCGACCAAGTACAACCGCACGCTCGTGACGGATCCGTCCGACCTCGGCGGGGCGAAACCCGTCACGTTCAAGACCAAGGTCGTGGGCGAGCAGGAATGGACGACGTGGCAGACGATGCTGACGGACCAGGCCGGCGCGCTTGCCGACCCGCGCTACGCCGGCAGGTTCGGCTACGCGTTCGACGGGTGGTACGCCGATGCCGACTGCACGCAGAAGTTCGTCTTCGGAGAGACACCGCTGCCGGCTGAGGGCGTGCTGTACGGCACGCACAGCTTGATCGTGAAATACGAGATACCCATCGAAGCGCAGGTCACGCTCAACGCCTTGGGTGAAGTCGCCCCAGCCGACGTGCGGATGAAGTCGTTCACGCCGGTGCCGCTTGCGATCACGCAGGTGAAGTGCGCGCCCGTGAACTCGTCCTCCGACATCATGGATTCGGCAGACCTACAGGCCGTCGCAGCGACGCTCCTTCCCGAGGGCGCGAAGCGTCCCCTGTTCGTGGAAGTGGGGGAAACGGCTGGCACGTCGTCGAAGGCGTTCTCGGTTCCGGAGGCGAAGCCCGGTGCGCCCGGCGTGTTCAACTACGCCATCGGCCTGGACATCCCCGACGCTTCGAAGGTGAAGCTCTGGCGCGACGGCTGGAGCACCGACCTGGTGACCCTCGAGTACACGGTTGCGCCTGCATGA